The following proteins are co-located in the Hippoglossus stenolepis isolate QCI-W04-F060 chromosome 23, HSTE1.2, whole genome shotgun sequence genome:
- the prox3 gene encoding prospero homeobox 3 isoform X2, which translates to MDSPTDLFGDSAPQIHAFAPTLSSTDLPGVHPQPGAGRPPPAFRPPGFPIIHHHHQPGGASRRSGAQLNTRHPEGRDLEEGGGDRNAQVEQGIEGGEEGVLEGEESLLEVKKRHSDAVLAAEWSQDVLKVKRMKLESRQRDGEADGEADEGGRRRVGGREGRRREREELKEQLDEARERLQLLQEKVWRAFGEKHMADEETKNRRRNGNRGAADGEVVMMEEEDITEGMYDEEDIDDGETEKESFSLLSVSPFENFHTQKRREERQKERERRMERGRGGLHLEGLMEGAGLWLDCGGLVRGDWDGGMEDEGEEGGQKFAQALKLELGSAVARVIDRVLRLYTETTDFPPSSPPAAISFLPSDLGNDGGRERGVWMGLLTRGRGEEKTRGKEEKMGGQDGEREKQLQKMRNGGIGAQGQMHRAEPSDLTMPLAVQRSPDIRKSHPLLGPPLSSHLNPSHPNLSLHHPSLPRPPPLSHPPLLPPTSQPKDPSSHPSSSSSSSSSSSFPTPHPPPPPPPPPPPPLPLPLLHYSMQQLFSRALHHTQLPHMPPPRKDYLNADPFLEFSSHPSSHHSFPPLPLLGHLDPALARHAHGGRERERGMRGDGGMRGGGGMDGGELYLTAGGTQEGLSPCHLKKAKLMFFYARYPSSNTLKTYFPDVKFNRCVTSQMIKWFSNFREFFYIQMERFARQAVRDALTRDGAPRLSRETQLRVGRDTELYRILNMHYNKSNIYQVPERFIEVAEVALREFYSAIWTGRDSDPCWKKGIYKIICKLDSPVPDAFRLPGCPIG; encoded by the exons ATGGATTCACCCACAGATCTTTTCGGCGACTCCGCTCCCCAGATTCACGCATTCGCTCCCACTCTCAGCTCCACAGACCTCCCCGGAGTCCATCCCCAGCCTGGTGCAGGTCGCCCTCCTCCTGCCTTCAGACCTCCCGGCTTCCCCATCAttcaccaccaccatcagccAGGGGGAGCATCCAGGAGGAGTGGAGCACAACTCAACACAAGACACCCTGAAGGCAGAGATttggaggaaggtggaggagacAGGAACGCACAGGTGGAGCAGGGGattgaaggaggagaggaaggggtcctggagggagaggagagcttgttggaggtgaagaagaggcaCAGTGATGCCGTTCTCGCAGCAGAGTGGAGCCAAGACGTCTTGAAAGTGAAGAGGATGAAACTGGAGAGTCGTCAGAGGGACGGAGAGGCTGACGGAGAGGCTGACGAGGGAGGCAGGAGACGCGTGGGAGGCCGGGAGGGGAGGAGACGAGAGAGGGAAGAGCTGAAAGAACAGCTGGATGAGGCGAGAGAGAgactgcagctcctgcaggagaaAGTATGGAGGGCTTTTGGGGAAAAGCACATGGCAGATGAGGAGACAAAAAATAGGCGCAGGAATGGAAACAGAGGAGCAGCGGATGGAgaggtggtgatgatggaggaggaggacatcacAGAAGGCATGTATGATGAAGAGGACATTGAcgatggagagacagaaaaggagtCTTTCTCGCTTCTTTCCGTTTCCCCTTTTGAAAACTTCCACACCCAGAagcggagagaggagaggcagaaggagagagaaaggaggatggagagaggtagaggaggaCTGCACTTGGAGGGCCTAATGGAGGGAGCAGGGCTGTGGTTGGACTGTGGAGGACTGGTGAGAGGAGActgggatggagggatggaagatgagggtgaggagggCGGGCAGAAGTTTGCTCAGGCCCTGAAGCTGGAGCTCGGCAGTGCTGTGGCCCGAGTCATCGACCGAGTTCTCCGCCTCTACACCGAAACGACAgatttccctccttcctctccgcCTGCCGCCATCTCCTTCCTCCCATCTGATCTAGGCAAtgacggagggagggagaggggagtgTGGATGGGACTGTTaacgagagggagaggggaggagaagacgaggggtaaggaggagaagatgggagGGCAggacggagaaagagagaagcagCTCCAAAAGATGAGGAACGGGGGCATCGGGGCTCAGGGGCAGATGCACCGCGCCGAGCCGTCAGATCTGACGATGCCATTGGCTGTCCAACGGTCACCCGACATACGGAAGTCTCACCCGCTCCTTGgcccacctctctcctcccacctgAATCCCTCTCACCCAaacctctccctccatcacccgTCACTacctcgccctcctcctctctctcaccctcccctcTTACCTCCAACTTCGCAGCCTAAGGACCCCTCCTCCCATccgtcctcatcctcctcctcttcctcctcctcttcctttcccacgcctcaccctcctcctcctcctcctccccctcctcctccccctctccctctcccactgcTGCACTACTCCATGCAGCAACTCTTCTCCCGCGCGCTCCACCACACGCAGCTCCCCCACATGCCGCCGCCCCGGAAGGACTACCTGAACGCCGACCCCTTCCTGGAGTTCTCGTCCCACCCCTCGTCCCACCACTCCTTCCCACCGCTCCCCTTGCTTGGCCACCTGGACCCCGCCCTCGCCCGGCACGCCCACggaggcagggagagggagaggggcaTGAGAGGGGACGGGGGGATGAGAGGAGGCggagggatggacggagggGAACTCTACCTGACAGCTGGCGGA ACCCAGGAGGGCTTGTCTCCCTGTCATCTGAAGAAAGCCAAGCTCATGTTCTTCTACGCACGTTATCCCAGCTCCAACACCCTCAAGACGTACTTCCCTGATGTCaag TTTAACCGCTGTGTGACCTCCCAGATGATTAAATGGTTCAGTAACTTCAGGGAGTTCTTCTACATCCAGATGGAGCGCTTCGCACGACAGGCTGTCCGCGACGCTCTCACCCG GGATGGAGCACCTCGTCTGAGCAGAGAGACTCAGCTGCGAGTGGGCCGTGACACGGAGCTGTACCGCATCCTCAACATGCACTACAACAAAAGTAACATCTACCAG GTCCCTGAGAGGTTCATTGAAGTGGCAGAGGTGGCTCTGAGGGAGTTTTACTCAGCCATTTGGACTGGCAGAGACAGCGACCCCTGCTGGAAGAAAGGGATTTATAAAATCATCTGTAAACTCGACAGTCCCGTGCCGGACGCCTTCAGACTGCCCGGCTGTCCTATCGGCTGA
- the tmem179ba gene encoding transmembrane protein 179B, producing MSLTWLLLLELALYASCFVCGIVAAASTTIVQGNFGGLCMLYGLVNYNATAGLIGIQASSSPSLCYFVSAISVMVAVVCFSLSLYWVYTLCIDGDFRRERMWMNMVMAVCGVFLFFLLITGCILKIGRDSLCNSVLHVVPNITSCEQAQTRNWVSPLRAGKFYNSLYKSETAVWVNFFFWLIIGILVFIQRRQSPGAKVIVGGFGEASGGLFGDPGVTAAETEPFFNRPPQPQ from the exons ATGTCGCTgacctggctgctgctgctggagctcgCTCTCTACGCCAGCTGCTTCGTGTGCGGGATCGTGGCCGCCGCCTCCACCACCATCGTCCAG GGTAATTTCGGAGGTCTGTGTATGCTGTACGGACTCGTCAACTACAATGCGACGGCAGGCCTCATCGGAATCCAGGCGTCCAGCTCCCCGTCTCTGTGTTACTTTGTGTCGGCCATCTCGGTCATGGTGGCAGTGGTGTGCTTCTCGCTGTCTCTGTACTGGGTGTACACCCTCTGCATCGACGGGGATTTCAGGAG gGAGCGAATGTGGATGAACATGGTTATGGCTGTGTGCGGcgttttcctcttcttcctgctcatCACGGGCTGCATTCTGAAGATCGGACGGGACTCGCTCTGCAACTCGGTGCTACATGTCGTTCCCAACATTACCag TTGTGAGCAGGCCCAGACTAGAAACTGGGTGAGTCCTCTGAGAGCAGGAAAGTTCTACAACAGTCTGTACAAATCTGAG ACAGCGGTGTGGGTCAACTTCTTCTTCTGGCTCATCATCGGGATCCTGGTCTTCATTCAGCGGCGCCAGAGTCCCGGGGCGAAGGTGATCGTGGGGGGGTTCGGCGAGGCGTCCGGTGGGCTCTTTGGTGACCCGGGGGTGACCGCTGCGGAGACCGAGCCGTTTTTCAACCGACCCCCGCAGCCACAGTGA
- the prox3 gene encoding prospero homeobox 3 isoform X1: MDSPTDLFGDSAPQIHAFAPTLSSTDLPGVHPQPGAGRPPPAFRPPGFPIIHHHHQPGGASRRSGAQLNTRHPEGRDLEEGGGDRNAQVEQGIEGGEEGVLEGEESLLEVKKRHSDAVLAAEWSQDVLKVKRMKLESRQRDGEADGEADEGGRRRVGGREGRRREREELKEQLDEARERLQLLQEKVWRAFGEKHMADEETKNRRRNGNRGAADGEVVMMEEEDITEGMYDEEDIDDGETEKESFSLLSVSPFENFHTQKRREERQKERERRMERGRGGLHLEGLMEGAGLWLDCGGLVRGDWDGGMEDEGEEGGQKFAQALKLELGSAVARVIDRVLRLYTETTDFPPSSPPAAISFLPSDLGNDGGRERGVWMGLLTRGRGEEKTRGKEEKMGGQDGEREKQLQKMRNGGIGAQGQMHRAEPSDLTMPLAVQRSPDIRKSHPLLGPPLSSHLNPSHPNLSLHHPSLPRPPPLSHPPLLPPTSQPKDPSSHPSSSSSSSSSSSFPTPHPPPPPPPPPPPPLPLPLLHYSMQQLFSRALHHTQLPHMPPPRKDYLNADPFLEFSSHPSSHHSFPPLPLLGHLDPALARHAHGGRERERGMRGDGGMRGGGGMDGGELYLTAGGVYTQEGLSPCHLKKAKLMFFYARYPSSNTLKTYFPDVKFNRCVTSQMIKWFSNFREFFYIQMERFARQAVRDALTRDGAPRLSRETQLRVGRDTELYRILNMHYNKSNIYQVPERFIEVAEVALREFYSAIWTGRDSDPCWKKGIYKIICKLDSPVPDAFRLPGCPIG; the protein is encoded by the exons ATGGATTCACCCACAGATCTTTTCGGCGACTCCGCTCCCCAGATTCACGCATTCGCTCCCACTCTCAGCTCCACAGACCTCCCCGGAGTCCATCCCCAGCCTGGTGCAGGTCGCCCTCCTCCTGCCTTCAGACCTCCCGGCTTCCCCATCAttcaccaccaccatcagccAGGGGGAGCATCCAGGAGGAGTGGAGCACAACTCAACACAAGACACCCTGAAGGCAGAGATttggaggaaggtggaggagacAGGAACGCACAGGTGGAGCAGGGGattgaaggaggagaggaaggggtcctggagggagaggagagcttgttggaggtgaagaagaggcaCAGTGATGCCGTTCTCGCAGCAGAGTGGAGCCAAGACGTCTTGAAAGTGAAGAGGATGAAACTGGAGAGTCGTCAGAGGGACGGAGAGGCTGACGGAGAGGCTGACGAGGGAGGCAGGAGACGCGTGGGAGGCCGGGAGGGGAGGAGACGAGAGAGGGAAGAGCTGAAAGAACAGCTGGATGAGGCGAGAGAGAgactgcagctcctgcaggagaaAGTATGGAGGGCTTTTGGGGAAAAGCACATGGCAGATGAGGAGACAAAAAATAGGCGCAGGAATGGAAACAGAGGAGCAGCGGATGGAgaggtggtgatgatggaggaggaggacatcacAGAAGGCATGTATGATGAAGAGGACATTGAcgatggagagacagaaaaggagtCTTTCTCGCTTCTTTCCGTTTCCCCTTTTGAAAACTTCCACACCCAGAagcggagagaggagaggcagaaggagagagaaaggaggatggagagaggtagaggaggaCTGCACTTGGAGGGCCTAATGGAGGGAGCAGGGCTGTGGTTGGACTGTGGAGGACTGGTGAGAGGAGActgggatggagggatggaagatgagggtgaggagggCGGGCAGAAGTTTGCTCAGGCCCTGAAGCTGGAGCTCGGCAGTGCTGTGGCCCGAGTCATCGACCGAGTTCTCCGCCTCTACACCGAAACGACAgatttccctccttcctctccgcCTGCCGCCATCTCCTTCCTCCCATCTGATCTAGGCAAtgacggagggagggagaggggagtgTGGATGGGACTGTTaacgagagggagaggggaggagaagacgaggggtaaggaggagaagatgggagGGCAggacggagaaagagagaagcagCTCCAAAAGATGAGGAACGGGGGCATCGGGGCTCAGGGGCAGATGCACCGCGCCGAGCCGTCAGATCTGACGATGCCATTGGCTGTCCAACGGTCACCCGACATACGGAAGTCTCACCCGCTCCTTGgcccacctctctcctcccacctgAATCCCTCTCACCCAaacctctccctccatcacccgTCACTacctcgccctcctcctctctctcaccctcccctcTTACCTCCAACTTCGCAGCCTAAGGACCCCTCCTCCCATccgtcctcatcctcctcctcttcctcctcctcttcctttcccacgcctcaccctcctcctcctcctcctccccctcctcctccccctctccctctcccactgcTGCACTACTCCATGCAGCAACTCTTCTCCCGCGCGCTCCACCACACGCAGCTCCCCCACATGCCGCCGCCCCGGAAGGACTACCTGAACGCCGACCCCTTCCTGGAGTTCTCGTCCCACCCCTCGTCCCACCACTCCTTCCCACCGCTCCCCTTGCTTGGCCACCTGGACCCCGCCCTCGCCCGGCACGCCCACggaggcagggagagggagaggggcaTGAGAGGGGACGGGGGGATGAGAGGAGGCggagggatggacggagggGAACTCTACCTGACAGCTGGCGGA GTATACACCCAGGAGGGCTTGTCTCCCTGTCATCTGAAGAAAGCCAAGCTCATGTTCTTCTACGCACGTTATCCCAGCTCCAACACCCTCAAGACGTACTTCCCTGATGTCaag TTTAACCGCTGTGTGACCTCCCAGATGATTAAATGGTTCAGTAACTTCAGGGAGTTCTTCTACATCCAGATGGAGCGCTTCGCACGACAGGCTGTCCGCGACGCTCTCACCCG GGATGGAGCACCTCGTCTGAGCAGAGAGACTCAGCTGCGAGTGGGCCGTGACACGGAGCTGTACCGCATCCTCAACATGCACTACAACAAAAGTAACATCTACCAG GTCCCTGAGAGGTTCATTGAAGTGGCAGAGGTGGCTCTGAGGGAGTTTTACTCAGCCATTTGGACTGGCAGAGACAGCGACCCCTGCTGGAAGAAAGGGATTTATAAAATCATCTGTAAACTCGACAGTCCCGTGCCGGACGCCTTCAGACTGCCCGGCTGTCCTATCGGCTGA